GCTGAACCCCGGCGCCGCCTTCTCGATCGGCGAGGGTGCGACGTGGGTGTTCACCCTGACGGCGGCCGTCGCGGTCGCCGGCATCCTCCACGTCGGGCGGCGGCTGCGGTCGCCGGCCTGGACCCTGGTGCTGGGTGCGTTGCTCGGGGGCGCCACATCCCATCTGCTCGACCGCCTCTTCCGCCCGCCCGCCTTCGCCCGGGGCCATGTCGTGGACTTCATCGACTACGGCGGCCTGTTCGTCGGCAACGTCGCCGACATCGCGCTCGTGGGCGGCTGCGCCTTCCTCCTGGTGCTGAGCCTGCGCGACGTCCCCCTCGGAGGCGTACCCGACAAGGCGCGCCCCTCCGCATAGGCGGACCGCTCCGGCGGCGCCCCGCGCCTGGCGATATCCCGTCGGCATCTGTCGCCAATCCCTCTGGGAAGACGTGCCGGGTGACTGGTTGGCTTCCTGACGCGGGTTCGCCGGCACCGTCCCGGTGCCGGCCGTCCGCCCGCGCCGGACAGCCAGCCATCCGAAAGAGCCCCACGATCATGAGTGTCGTCACGCCGATCCTGATCGGCCTCGCCTACGCCGTGCTGATGTCGTTGATCCCCGAACCGCACCGCCGTCGCTTCAACGCCATCATGGTGGCCGGAGCGGGGGCCGCCTACCTCAGCGGCGGGGGCCTCGGCGGCTGGGAGTTCCCCTTCACCGCCCTCGTCGCGTACTGCGCCTACCGCGGTCTGGAGTCGTGGACGTTCATCGGGATCGCCTGGCTGCTGCACACCGGATGGGACATCCTGCACCACCTCAAGGGCAGCCCGATCATCCCCTTC
The window above is part of the Microbispora sp. ZYX-F-249 genome. Proteins encoded here:
- a CDS encoding signal peptidase II yields the protein MRPYGRMLVLAAVVLLVDQVSKFWAISALSGGESITVIPRLIRLRLLLNPGAAFSIGEGATWVFTLTAAVAVAGILHVGRRLRSPAWTLVLGALLGGATSHLLDRLFRPPAFARGHVVDFIDYGGLFVGNVADIALVGGCAFLLVLSLRDVPLGGVPDKARPSA
- a CDS encoding DUF6010 family protein, giving the protein MSVVTPILIGLAYAVLMSLIPEPHRRRFNAIMVAGAGAAYLSGGGLGGWEFPFTALVAYCAYRGLESWTFIGIAWLLHTGWDILHHLKGSPIIPFAHDSSFGCAICDPVIALWCLRGGPSLIGLVRTRVTRPRTP